Proteins from one Rhodothermales bacterium genomic window:
- a CDS encoding HAMP domain-containing sensor histidine kinase produces the protein MSRFKDLQSLLLPRRASTQTWMMLTFALFVGTAVVLVGLYAFVVLRGQINDAARETLRGQARYVAAQIETASDYETLFETIRRTSTVTPYRIGVATRDSLVWELEGSRIITERDFLQQPEVEQALATGFGYEERTGPNGRRMLFAALYRPVSGYIVRLGQPTPPLLTVVERMQATLVIGMALALALALIGAWLAALQVTRPLRAISKNARRINEGDLDREIVVRTRAAEVQDLAKSLNLMAERFREDIYELQRVARIQNEFIGNVSHEVKNPIFAVGGYIEALAAPDLLPDQRQKYVAKGLTNLQRLNNLFSELIEIAKLEYREDLLRPEAFDIQELIAEVAEMLEPKAVAKGLALTYDNRSAEVWADRSRLRQVLTNLIDNAISYTEEGNVRCRMRRHRDKIRVEVVDTGRGIPEDSLDRIFERFYRVDAARSRKQGGTGLGLSIVKQILQAHGEPIHVESTAGRGTRFWFELPLAGSSEERAAANNAFGEDVEAML, from the coding sequence ATGAGCCGCTTCAAGGACCTCCAGAGCCTGCTGCTCCCCCGTCGCGCCTCCACGCAGACGTGGATGATGCTGACGTTCGCGCTCTTCGTCGGCACGGCCGTCGTGCTCGTGGGGCTCTACGCGTTCGTCGTGCTGCGCGGGCAGATCAACGACGCGGCGCGAGAGACGCTGCGCGGGCAGGCCCGCTACGTCGCGGCGCAGATCGAGACGGCCTCGGACTACGAAACCCTCTTCGAGACGATCCGCCGGACGAGCACCGTCACGCCGTACCGGATCGGCGTCGCCACGCGGGACTCGCTCGTGTGGGAGCTCGAGGGGAGCCGGATCATCACCGAGCGCGATTTCCTCCAGCAGCCGGAGGTGGAGCAGGCCCTCGCGACGGGCTTCGGGTACGAGGAGCGGACCGGCCCGAACGGCCGCCGGATGCTCTTCGCCGCGCTCTACCGCCCGGTCTCGGGCTACATCGTCCGCCTCGGCCAGCCGACGCCGCCCCTCCTCACCGTCGTCGAGCGGATGCAGGCGACGCTCGTGATCGGGATGGCGCTCGCGCTCGCGCTCGCGCTCATCGGCGCGTGGCTCGCCGCGCTGCAGGTGACGCGCCCGCTCCGGGCGATCTCGAAGAACGCCCGCCGCATCAACGAGGGCGACCTCGACCGCGAGATCGTCGTGCGCACGCGGGCGGCCGAGGTGCAGGACCTCGCCAAGAGCCTCAACCTCATGGCCGAGCGCTTCCGCGAGGACATCTACGAGTTGCAGCGCGTGGCGCGCATCCAGAACGAGTTCATCGGCAACGTCTCGCACGAGGTCAAGAACCCGATCTTCGCCGTCGGCGGCTACATCGAGGCCCTCGCCGCGCCGGACCTCCTGCCGGACCAGCGGCAGAAGTATGTGGCGAAGGGGCTCACGAACCTCCAGCGGCTCAATAACCTCTTCAGCGAGCTCATCGAGATCGCCAAGTTGGAGTACCGCGAGGACCTCCTCCGCCCCGAGGCGTTCGACATCCAGGAGCTGATTGCGGAGGTGGCCGAGATGCTGGAGCCGAAGGCCGTGGCGAAGGGGCTCGCGCTGACCTACGACAACCGCTCGGCCGAGGTGTGGGCCGACCGGAGCCGGCTGCGGCAGGTGCTCACGAACCTCATCGACAACGCGATCTCGTACACGGAGGAAGGCAACGTCCGCTGCCGGATGCGCCGCCACCGCGACAAGATCCGCGTCGAGGTGGTGGACACCGGGCGCGGCATTCCCGAGGACTCACTCGACCGCATCTTCGAACGGTTCTACCGCGTCGACGCCGCGCGCAGCCGGAAGCAGGGCGGCACCGGGCTCGGGCTCTCGATCGTCAAGCAGATCCTGCAGGCCCACGGCGAGCCGATCCATGTCGAGAGCACGGCCGGGCGCGGCACGCGGTTCTGGTTCGAGCTGCCTCTCGCCGGGTCCTCCGAGGAGCGGGCCGCGGCGAACAACGCGTTCGGCGAGGACGTGGAAGCGATGCTGTAG
- a CDS encoding PPK2 family polyphosphate kinase: MSDPVLDPATFRFSDADRLADIDPVDTGPFASEDEAREVMEDEAKRLARRQLILEAHGTHGLLVLFQGMDASGKDEAIHHVMSVVDPTACSARAFSQMNEEEARHDYLWRAMRAVPARGKMAVFNRSYYEQVVAERVSPDLMDGQHLPDAIREAARDGSLWPQRYRQIRDVERYLVENGIHLVKLFLHVSNEEQRRRLIERTERPEKRWDFSRADVEKRDDWDAFQDAYGNALRATSTDAAPWYVLPADHKWFARAAAATIISDTLHRLHADFPEPDDELAETLAWARDELEAQGDDA; the protein is encoded by the coding sequence ATGTCTGATCCCGTCCTCGACCCCGCCACGTTCCGGTTCTCCGACGCCGACCGGCTCGCCGACATCGACCCAGTGGACACCGGCCCGTTCGCGTCCGAAGACGAGGCCCGGGAGGTGATGGAGGACGAGGCCAAGCGGCTTGCCCGGCGCCAGCTCATTCTCGAAGCGCACGGGACGCACGGCCTCCTCGTCCTCTTTCAGGGGATGGATGCCTCAGGCAAGGACGAGGCGATCCACCACGTGATGTCCGTCGTGGACCCGACGGCGTGCTCGGCGCGGGCGTTCTCGCAGATGAATGAAGAGGAGGCGCGGCACGACTACCTCTGGCGCGCGATGCGGGCCGTCCCGGCGCGCGGGAAGATGGCCGTCTTCAACCGCTCGTATTACGAACAGGTCGTCGCCGAGCGCGTGAGCCCGGACCTGATGGACGGGCAGCACCTCCCGGACGCGATCCGCGAGGCCGCGCGCGACGGCTCGCTCTGGCCGCAGCGCTACCGGCAGATCCGCGACGTCGAGCGCTACCTCGTCGAGAACGGGATCCACCTCGTCAAGCTCTTCCTCCACGTCTCGAACGAGGAGCAGCGCCGACGCCTGATCGAGCGGACGGAACGGCCCGAGAAGCGGTGGGACTTCTCCCGCGCCGACGTCGAGAAGCGCGACGACTGGGACGCATTCCAGGACGCCTACGGCAACGCCCTCCGCGCGACGAGCACCGACGCCGCGCCGTGGTACGTCCTCCCCGCCGACCACAAGTGGTTCGCCCGCGCCGCCGCCGCGACGATCATCTCCGACACCCTCCACCGCCTCCACGCCGACTTCCCCGAGCCCGACGACGAACTCGCCGAGACGCTCGCGTGGGCCCGCGACGAACTCGAAGCGCAGGGCGACGACGCCTAG
- a CDS encoding response regulator transcription factor, translating into MATLTPSEMTILVVDDEEDVVEIISHFLRQEGFNVLTAYDGEEALTQAAQDIDLVVLDVMLPGLDGFEVARRLRGRVETEKIPILFLTAKVEEEDQIEGLMAGGDAYLTKPVSPQIVLANARAILRRTGTEESHILTVNNLTIYEDEYRATLHGEDLGLTLTEFELLRYLVRHPRKAFTRQQLLETIWKDAMMVTERTVDAHIKNLREKLGDFAKHIQTVRGVGYRFVEEEPAEEEV; encoded by the coding sequence ATGGCAACCCTCACGCCCTCTGAGATGACCATCCTCGTCGTGGACGATGAGGAAGACGTCGTCGAGATCATCAGCCACTTCCTCCGCCAGGAAGGGTTCAACGTGCTCACCGCCTACGACGGCGAAGAGGCCCTCACCCAGGCCGCGCAGGACATCGACCTCGTCGTGCTGGACGTGATGCTGCCGGGGCTCGACGGCTTCGAGGTCGCCCGCCGGCTGCGCGGGCGCGTCGAGACCGAGAAGATCCCGATCCTCTTCCTGACGGCGAAGGTCGAGGAGGAGGACCAGATCGAGGGCCTGATGGCCGGCGGCGACGCCTACCTCACGAAGCCAGTCAGCCCGCAGATCGTGCTGGCGAATGCGCGCGCCATCCTGCGCCGGACGGGCACCGAGGAGAGCCATATCCTCACCGTCAACAACCTGACCATCTACGAGGACGAGTACCGCGCCACGCTCCACGGCGAAGACCTCGGGCTCACACTTACCGAGTTTGAGCTCCTCCGCTACCTCGTCCGCCACCCGCGCAAGGCGTTCACCCGGCAGCAGTTGCTCGAGACGATCTGGAAGGACGCGATGATGGTGACCGAGCGGACCGTCGACGCCCACATCAAGAACCTCCGCGAAAAGCTGGGCGATTTCGCCAAGCACATCCAGACCGTGCGCGGCGTCGGCTACCGGTTCGTCGAAGAGGAACCGGCCGAAGAGGAGGTGTGA
- a CDS encoding ABC transporter permease, whose amino-acid sequence MFKSYLKTAVRNLRRDRVPSVINVVGLSIALASCIVVYLFLQVYYSLDTSHAHGDRIVIAETVEGRGEQATTWGTTPLALGPALAAELPHVERAARVVWEGGDVRTAEHAFGERIAFADPAFFEVFSFPLRAGSPAALADPDAAILSDETARKYFGDAEPLGQRLTLTVGDAMRTVTVGGVAAPFPNNASLRFEVLLPLAAHPSADAASWADTGHTFLLLRDPGDLAAVAASAARFVAPTNAATGTDAAERFAWERLTDPAPDGHLVQNRPAEAPHPALSLIMVGLAAFMLALSCFNYVNIALGSAARRLNEIGVRKVMGGTKRSLIAQFMTENLLLCALALAVGIGIARLFLVPLFNQTFVLDVSLSLVEDWGLWVFLAGLLAFVAVVSGAYPAFYVASFSPADVLRGRRQLAEKRWLTRGLMTAQFAIACLAVLATVLLVMNGRFMLGQDWGYDPDAAVVVSLSDPAQFGPLRDAALGHAAVLGAVGARDHVGLGRNRTTYAVDGEEGWAFGYAVGAGYLETMGLALHHGRTFDPRLGREADEAIVNQRFADEHGWADAIGQTLRIDERDVTIVGVAEDVLQVPFALPQPMLIRQAEAPYRFLVVRTAPEQRAAVLAHLESRWDALASDLPFEGFTQREVFDTHYASWANLTRSVGTLAGLALLIACMGLFGLAAQNASRRRKEVGVRKVLGASVAHIVLLVNRPFLVILTVAASLATVVVYGALLFALSFDVANLMPITPLPFVLAYALVLLTVAVSLAAQSRDLALTNPADVLRSE is encoded by the coding sequence ATGTTTAAGAGCTACCTGAAGACCGCCGTCCGCAACCTCCGCCGCGACCGTGTCCCCTCGGTCATCAACGTCGTCGGGCTCTCGATCGCGCTCGCGAGCTGCATCGTCGTCTACCTCTTCCTCCAGGTCTACTACTCGCTCGACACGTCCCACGCACACGGCGACCGGATCGTGATCGCGGAGACCGTCGAGGGCCGGGGCGAGCAGGCGACGACGTGGGGAACGACGCCCCTCGCGCTCGGCCCAGCGCTCGCAGCCGAGCTTCCCCACGTCGAGCGGGCGGCGCGCGTGGTGTGGGAGGGCGGCGACGTGCGGACGGCGGAGCACGCCTTCGGCGAGCGCATCGCCTTCGCGGACCCCGCCTTCTTCGAGGTCTTCTCGTTCCCGCTCCGCGCCGGCTCCCCCGCCGCCCTCGCCGACCCCGACGCGGCGATCCTCAGCGACGAGACCGCCCGGAAATACTTCGGCGACGCCGAACCCCTCGGCCAGCGCCTCACCCTCACCGTCGGCGACGCGATGCGGACCGTCACCGTCGGCGGCGTCGCCGCACCGTTCCCGAACAACGCGAGCCTCCGCTTCGAGGTCCTCCTCCCACTCGCCGCCCACCCCTCCGCCGACGCCGCGAGCTGGGCGGACACGGGCCACACGTTCCTCCTCCTCCGCGACCCCGGCGACCTCGCTGCCGTCGCCGCCTCTGCGGCCCGCTTTGTCGCGCCGACGAACGCGGCCACGGGCACCGACGCGGCGGAGCGGTTCGCGTGGGAACGCCTCACCGACCCCGCGCCGGACGGGCACCTCGTGCAGAACCGCCCGGCCGAGGCCCCGCACCCGGCCCTGTCGCTCATCATGGTCGGGCTCGCGGCGTTCATGCTGGCGCTCTCGTGCTTCAACTACGTCAACATCGCGCTCGGCAGCGCGGCGCGGCGGCTCAACGAGATCGGCGTGCGGAAGGTGATGGGCGGGACCAAGCGCTCGCTCATCGCGCAGTTCATGACGGAGAACCTGCTGCTGTGCGCGCTCGCGCTCGCCGTCGGCATCGGGATCGCGCGGCTCTTCCTCGTGCCCCTCTTCAACCAGACGTTCGTGCTGGACGTCTCGCTCTCGCTCGTCGAAGATTGGGGGCTGTGGGTATTTCTCGCGGGGCTGCTCGCGTTCGTCGCCGTCGTCTCGGGGGCGTATCCGGCGTTTTACGTCGCGTCGTTCAGCCCGGCCGACGTGCTCCGGGGGCGGCGGCAGCTCGCGGAGAAGCGGTGGCTCACGCGGGGGCTGATGACGGCGCAGTTCGCGATCGCGTGCCTCGCCGTGCTCGCGACCGTCCTGCTCGTGATGAACGGCCGGTTCATGCTGGGGCAGGACTGGGGCTACGACCCCGACGCGGCGGTCGTCGTGTCGCTCTCGGACCCGGCGCAGTTCGGGCCGCTCCGCGACGCCGCGCTCGGGCACGCGGCCGTGCTCGGCGCCGTCGGCGCGCGGGACCACGTCGGGCTCGGCCGCAATCGGACGACGTACGCCGTCGACGGCGAAGAGGGGTGGGCGTTCGGGTACGCCGTGGGGGCGGGCTACCTCGAAACGATGGGGCTCGCGCTCCACCACGGCCGCACCTTCGACCCACGTCTCGGACGCGAAGCCGACGAAGCCATCGTCAACCAGCGCTTCGCCGACGAGCACGGCTGGGCCGACGCCATCGGCCAGACGCTCCGCATCGACGAGCGGGACGTCACGATCGTCGGCGTCGCAGAGGACGTGCTGCAAGTCCCGTTCGCGCTCCCGCAACCTATGCTGATCCGGCAGGCCGAGGCGCCGTACCGCTTCCTCGTCGTGCGGACGGCGCCAGAGCAACGGGCAGCCGTGCTCGCCCATCTGGAATCGCGGTGGGACGCTCTCGCCTCCGACCTCCCCTTTGAGGGCTTCACGCAGCGCGAGGTGTTCGATACGCACTACGCGTCGTGGGCGAACCTCACGCGCAGTGTGGGGACGCTCGCCGGGCTCGCCCTGCTCATCGCGTGCATGGGCCTGTTCGGGCTCGCCGCGCAGAACGCGTCGCGGCGGCGGAAGGAAGTCGGCGTGCGGAAGGTGCTCGGCGCGTCGGTCGCCCACATCGTGCTCCTCGTCAACCGGCCGTTCCTCGTCATCCTCACCGTCGCGGCGAGCCTCGCTACGGTCGTGGTCTACGGCGCGCTGCTGTTCGCCCTGAGCTTCGACGTGGCGAACCTGATGCCGATCACGCCGCTGCCGTTCGTGCTGGCGTACGCGCTCGTGCTCCTCACCGTCGCCGTCTCGCTCGCCGCGCAGTCCCGCGACCTCGCCCTCACAAACCCCGCCGATGTGCTCCGCAGCGAGTGA
- a CDS encoding T9SS type A sorting domain-containing protein: MRLLLLALSIVFAALPASAQYEATLAADITLGFNGSPPIDFAVYDSRLFFNANDFQSGEELWVYDAATGEANLAVDINPAHNVSGPSGFTVYDGRLFFNANDGQSGAELWVYDAATSEATLVADLSSSTYGSIPRNLTIYDDRLFFTAQDDQNGVELWVYDAATAMASIASEVLSGSDSSYPLYLVVYDDRLFFQATDLQQAGPGTPTNQELWAYDASSNTITLAAEVFPGQNGSRPSGLTVYDGRLFFTATDGQSARQPWFYDAATGAAARAADLQPNGHPESPSYIVYDDRLFFDYNSADDSASKLWVLAPTIVANEPSSALQSAQLHAPHPNPVSSEASISFEIADAGPIRIEVFDVLGRRVAVLADGVGSEGEHTVTWETGSLPTGLYLIRLTAGDAVQTRRLTLAR, translated from the coding sequence ATGCGCCTGCTTCTGCTCGCTCTCTCAATCGTCTTCGCCGCGCTCCCTGCCTCCGCTCAGTACGAAGCCACGCTCGCCGCTGACATCACCCTTGGCTTTAATGGCTCTCCTCCTATCGATTTTGCTGTGTACGACAGCCGTCTCTTCTTCAATGCCAACGACTTCCAGAGTGGAGAGGAGCTTTGGGTCTACGACGCGGCTACTGGGGAAGCAAACCTCGCCGTCGATATTAACCCGGCTCATAACGTTTCAGGTCCCTCTGGATTTACGGTCTACGACGGTCGTCTCTTCTTCAATGCCAACGACGGTCAGAGTGGAGCTGAACTTTGGGTCTACGACGCGGCCACGAGTGAGGCCACACTTGTTGCCGACCTGAGTTCATCTACCTACGGCTCTATCCCAAGAAATCTAACCATATACGACGACCGCCTCTTTTTTACTGCCCAGGACGATCAAAACGGAGTGGAGCTTTGGGTCTACGATGCTGCCACCGCTATGGCCTCTATTGCCAGCGAAGTCCTCTCTGGTAGCGATAGTTCTTACCCTCTTTACCTCGTCGTCTATGACGATCGTCTCTTCTTCCAAGCTACGGATCTGCAACAGGCTGGCCCTGGTACTCCAACGAACCAAGAACTCTGGGCCTATGATGCTTCCTCAAACACTATCACCCTCGCCGCCGAAGTTTTCCCAGGTCAAAACGGCTCACGTCCCTCTGGACTTACGGTCTACGATGGCCGCCTCTTCTTCACTGCCACAGACGGTCAGAGTGCAAGGCAGCCTTGGTTCTACGACGCGGCTACTGGGGCAGCAGCCCGCGCCGCTGACCTCCAGCCCAATGGTCATCCAGAGTCACCCTCATACATTGTCTACGACGACCGCCTCTTCTTCGATTACAACAGCGCCGATGATTCCGCTTCAAAACTGTGGGTACTCGCTCCCACCATCGTTGCCAACGAGCCATCATCTGCCTTGCAGTCGGCGCAGTTGCATGCGCCACACCCGAACCCGGTGAGTAGCGAGGCAAGCATTTCGTTCGAGATAGCCGATGCCGGTCCGATCCGCATCGAAGTGTTCGACGTGCTCGGGCGGCGGGTCGCGGTGCTGGCAGACGGTGTGGGTTCGGAGGGTGAACACACGGTGACGTGGGAGACAGGGTCGCTGCCGACCGGGCTCTATCTCATCCGCCTCACCGCTGGCGACGCGGTGCAGACGCGGCGGCTGACACTGGCGCGGTAG
- a CDS encoding dehydrogenase E1 component subunit alpha/beta, with the protein MSTKTQKKSRKSASARDKNGKPAANGAAALAAYEGDLDVTPVSPADFEPDELKQALRTMMLSRRLDEKMLTLLKQGKGFFHIGASGHEAAQVGLGMHLKGGHDWFCMYYRDLAMTLTLGMTARDTMLAHMAKADDVNSGGRQMSEHFGNRELNIMTTSSSVGAQYMPGVGFALATQRRGDDAITYISSGDGATSQGAFHEALNWSARAGAPALFHIQDNKYAISVPIAEQTAGANIHNITAGYHGLTRASYDGTDFFTAWAVGKAAAEHLRAGKGPVALVADVVRLLPHSSSDSHDKYRVAEDLEKDRTRDPITKLAARLVEAGVMTQDEVDALQKDVQKEVDEAAVWAAQQADPEPETALLHIYDENPPELDYEASEPSGELIVMVDAINHALDEEMDRDERVLVYGEDVGGGKGGVFTATRGLTAKHGADRCFNSPLAEHSIVGSAVGLAAAGYKPVVEIQFADYIWPAMQAIRNQLAPFRYRSNNAWEAPVVMRVPCGGYIHGGLCHSQNVESIFAHFPGLKVAMPSNAADAKGLLKTAIRLNDPVIFLEHKSLYRQGPARSPEPDADYLVPFGKAKTVREGSDLTIVTYGAMVYKAINAAKALEKEGHSVEVIDIRTMYPLDTETILASVEKTSRALVLYEDHEFLGFGAEIAAQIVDKAFEHLDAPVKRVAGAFTFIPFADPLERAVLPQDDDVLTGAREVLAY; encoded by the coding sequence ATGAGCACGAAGACGCAGAAGAAAAGCCGCAAGTCCGCCTCCGCCCGCGATAAGAACGGCAAGCCCGCCGCAAACGGCGCCGCCGCCCTCGCCGCCTACGAGGGCGATCTCGACGTGACGCCCGTCAGTCCCGCCGACTTCGAGCCGGACGAGCTGAAGCAGGCGCTCCGCACGATGATGCTCTCGCGCCGGCTCGACGAGAAGATGCTGACGCTCCTCAAGCAAGGCAAGGGCTTCTTCCACATCGGCGCGAGCGGGCACGAGGCGGCGCAGGTCGGCCTCGGGATGCACCTCAAGGGTGGGCACGACTGGTTCTGCATGTACTACCGTGACCTCGCGATGACGCTGACTCTCGGGATGACGGCGCGGGACACGATGCTCGCCCACATGGCGAAGGCGGACGACGTGAACTCCGGCGGGCGCCAGATGTCGGAGCACTTCGGTAACCGCGAGCTCAACATCATGACGACGAGCTCGTCGGTCGGCGCGCAGTACATGCCCGGCGTCGGGTTTGCCCTCGCCACGCAGCGCCGCGGCGACGACGCGATCACGTACATCTCGTCCGGCGACGGGGCGACGAGCCAGGGCGCGTTCCACGAGGCGCTGAACTGGAGCGCCCGCGCCGGCGCCCCCGCGCTCTTCCACATTCAGGACAACAAGTACGCGATCTCCGTCCCGATCGCCGAGCAGACGGCGGGCGCGAACATCCACAACATCACGGCCGGCTACCACGGCCTCACCCGCGCCTCGTACGACGGCACCGACTTCTTCACCGCGTGGGCGGTCGGCAAGGCCGCGGCCGAGCACCTCCGCGCGGGCAAAGGGCCGGTGGCCCTCGTCGCCGACGTGGTCCGCCTCCTCCCGCACTCGTCGTCGGACAGCCACGACAAGTACCGCGTGGCCGAGGACCTCGAAAAGGACCGCACGCGCGACCCGATCACGAAGCTCGCCGCCCGCCTCGTCGAAGCCGGCGTGATGACGCAGGACGAGGTCGACGCGCTCCAGAAGGACGTGCAGAAGGAGGTCGACGAGGCCGCCGTGTGGGCCGCGCAGCAGGCCGACCCCGAGCCCGAGACCGCCCTACTCCACATCTACGACGAGAACCCGCCGGAGCTGGACTACGAAGCCTCCGAGCCGAGCGGCGAACTCATCGTGATGGTCGACGCGATCAACCACGCGCTCGACGAGGAGATGGACCGCGACGAGCGCGTGCTCGTCTACGGCGAGGACGTCGGCGGCGGGAAGGGCGGCGTGTTCACCGCCACGCGCGGTCTTACGGCGAAGCACGGCGCCGATCGCTGCTTCAATTCGCCCCTCGCCGAGCACTCCATCGTCGGGAGCGCCGTGGGGCTCGCGGCGGCGGGGTACAAGCCCGTCGTCGAGATCCAGTTCGCGGACTACATCTGGCCCGCGATGCAGGCCATCCGCAACCAGCTCGCCCCGTTCCGCTACCGCTCGAACAACGCGTGGGAGGCGCCCGTCGTGATGCGCGTCCCGTGCGGCGGCTACATCCACGGCGGCCTCTGCCACAGCCAGAACGTCGAGTCGATCTTCGCCCACTTCCCCGGGCTCAAAGTCGCGATGCCGAGCAACGCGGCGGACGCGAAGGGCTTGCTCAAAACGGCGATCCGGCTCAACGATCCGGTGATCTTCCTCGAACACAAGTCGCTCTACCGGCAGGGCCCGGCCCGCTCGCCCGAGCCCGACGCCGACTATCTCGTCCCCTTCGGCAAGGCGAAGACGGTACGCGAGGGCTCGGACCTCACGATCGTGACGTACGGCGCGATGGTGTACAAGGCGATCAACGCGGCGAAGGCGCTCGAGAAGGAAGGCCACAGCGTCGAGGTCATCGACATTCGGACGATGTACCCGCTCGACACCGAGACCATCCTCGCGTCGGTCGAGAAGACGAGCCGCGCGCTCGTGCTCTACGAGGACCACGAGTTCCTCGGCTTCGGCGCTGAGATCGCCGCGCAGATCGTCGACAAGGCGTTCGAGCACCTCGACGCCCCCGTGAAGCGCGTGGCCGGGGCGTTCACGTTCATCCCCTTCGCCGACCCGCTGGAGCGCGCCGTCCTCCCGCAGGACGACGACGTGCTCACAGGAGCCCGCGAGGTGCTGGCGTATTAG
- the alr gene encoding alanine racemase encodes MTDTALLDPQTVRAAASLARAEIDLNALRYNLRYLRRLAGDAEVMGIVKANAYGHGVEHVVPVLRAEGVGVFAVANVPEAVRLREIGVTERVLVFGAPLPEALPAYAAHDLEVTVSSRAVAEAAVALGQSLRVHVKVDTGMGRIGLQPDEVAGVMAMLRAAPHVEIVGLWTHFATADEPDTSFAETQIDAFEHVAAEVGEPLPPLHLANSGALVGLPDAVRGRAFVRVGGLLYGIPSSDVLAERTETKPVMRLVTRVVHVKTVQPGETVSYGRTWAAEAPTRIATLAVGYGDGLPRALSNRGAVGIGGRRYPIAGRVCMDFTMLDLGAPDGPGASVSVGNEAVVFGPGGPSAFEAAEAAGTISYDLPCGLTARVPRVVSE; translated from the coding sequence ATGACCGACACCGCCCTCCTCGACCCGCAGACGGTCCGCGCCGCTGCGTCCCTCGCCCGCGCCGAGATCGACCTCAACGCGCTCCGCTACAACCTCCGTTACCTCCGCCGTCTCGCCGGCGATGCCGAGGTGATGGGCATCGTGAAGGCCAACGCGTATGGGCACGGCGTCGAGCACGTCGTGCCGGTGCTGCGGGCGGAGGGCGTCGGCGTCTTCGCCGTGGCGAACGTGCCCGAGGCGGTCCGCCTCCGCGAGATCGGGGTGACGGAGCGCGTGCTCGTCTTCGGCGCACCGCTGCCGGAGGCGCTGCCCGCGTACGCCGCGCACGACCTCGAGGTGACCGTGTCGTCGCGCGCCGTGGCCGAGGCCGCGGTCGCGCTCGGGCAGTCGCTCCGCGTCCACGTCAAAGTCGACACCGGGATGGGGCGGATCGGGCTGCAGCCGGACGAGGTCGCCGGAGTGATGGCGATGCTGCGGGCTGCGCCGCACGTCGAGATCGTCGGGTTGTGGACGCACTTCGCCACGGCCGACGAGCCGGACACCTCGTTCGCTGAAACGCAGATCGATGCGTTCGAGCACGTCGCCGCCGAGGTCGGGGAGCCGCTGCCACCGTTGCACCTCGCCAACAGTGGGGCGCTCGTCGGGTTGCCCGATGCCGTGCGGGGCCGTGCCTTCGTGCGTGTCGGCGGGCTGCTCTACGGAATTCCCTCGTCGGACGTCCTCGCCGAGCGGACGGAGACGAAACCGGTAATGCGACTCGTCACGCGCGTCGTCCACGTCAAAACCGTGCAGCCGGGCGAGACCGTGTCGTACGGCCGGACGTGGGCGGCCGAGGCGCCGACGCGCATCGCCACGCTCGCGGTGGGCTACGGCGACGGGCTCCCGCGTGCGCTCTCGAACCGGGGCGCCGTCGGCATCGGCGGGCGGCGCTATCCGATTGCTGGCCGCGTCTGCATGGACTTCACGATGCTCGATCTCGGCGCACCCGACGGTCCCGGCGCATCCGTGTCAGTGGGGAATGAGGCCGTCGTGTTCGGCCCGGGCGGCCCGTCCGCGTTCGAGGCGGCGGAGGCGGCGGGGACGATCTCGTACGATCTCCCGTGCGGCCTCACCGCCCGCGTCCCCCGCGTGGTGAGCGAGTAG
- a CDS encoding DUF1573 domain-containing protein encodes MLKSLFALAVAVLLAVPAQAQLSFATTTHDFGGITEGATATHTFIFTNDGARPLKLRSVRPSCGCTAPTFTTEAVAPGETGEIVIAYDSQGRPGPFRKSIQVTAQTGDTTVDETLYIVGDVARETISAATGAPQGNVVFDTDSFDLGTVTLDQQVTHVFKMQHAGTKPIRITEAKSYPDGLRIVYPTTPVFADDLVSIRVTVPPGTSGDLDYAVVLTTDDDAQPTKSLRLTGRAAGVSQ; translated from the coding sequence ATGCTCAAATCGCTCTTCGCGCTCGCCGTTGCCGTCCTGCTTGCCGTCCCGGCGCAGGCCCAACTCTCGTTCGCCACGACCACGCACGACTTCGGCGGGATCACCGAAGGCGCCACCGCGACGCACACGTTCATCTTCACGAACGACGGGGCCAGGCCGCTCAAGCTCCGCTCCGTCCGCCCGTCGTGCGGCTGCACCGCGCCGACGTTTACGACGGAGGCCGTCGCGCCGGGCGAGACCGGCGAGATCGTCATCGCATACGATTCGCAGGGGCGGCCCGGCCCGTTCCGCAAATCGATTCAGGTGACGGCCCAAACCGGCGACACGACGGTCGATGAGACGCTCTACATCGTGGGCGACGTGGCGCGGGAGACGATCTCCGCCGCGACAGGCGCGCCGCAGGGGAACGTCGTCTTCGACACGGACTCGTTCGACCTCGGGACCGTGACATTGGATCAGCAGGTGACACACGTCTTTAAGATGCAGCACGCCGGCACGAAGCCGATTCGCATCACCGAAGCCAAGAGCTACCCCGACGGGCTCCGCATTGTGTATCCGACCACGCCCGTCTTCGCCGACGACCTCGTGAGCATCCGCGTCACCGTCCCGCCCGGCACGTCCGGCGACCTCGACTACGCCGTCGTCCTCACCACCGACGACGACGCGCAGCCGACGAAGTCGCTCCGCCTCACGGGAAGGGCCGCGGGCGTGTCGCAGTAA